From a region of the Lactuca sativa cultivar Salinas chromosome 4, Lsat_Salinas_v11, whole genome shotgun sequence genome:
- the LOC111910728 gene encoding uncharacterized protein LOC111910728, protein MAARLLRRLLVVPSLVRQQKQKGREKLAATVTISGGIWLAPISSKEAATSLISQKEKYILWVDLCCFNRQGMSKEKNQKKRLMPLVVSWQETMKMKGKRLLVFLFLASSFEYEEKV, encoded by the exons ATGGCAGCGAGGCTGCTCCGGCGACTCTTGGTTGTCCCTTCTTTGGTCCGACAGCAAAAGCAAAAGGGAAGGGAGAAACTAGCAGCAACTGTGACGATTTCAGGGGGTATTTGGCTTGCTCCGATCAGCAGCAAAGAGGCTGCTACCTCTTTGATTTCACAGAAAGAAAAATACATTTTGTGGGTTGATCTTTGTTGTTTCAATCGACAG GGAATGAGTAAGGAAAAGAACCAAAAGAAGAGGTTGATGCCTCTTGTTGTTTCTTGGCAGGAAACAATGAAGATGAAGGGAAAGAGGTTATTGGTTTTTCTGTTCTTGGCATCCTCTTTTGAGTATGAAGAGAAAGTATAG